One Caretta caretta isolate rCarCar2 chromosome 8, rCarCar1.hap1, whole genome shotgun sequence DNA window includes the following coding sequences:
- the SPARC gene encoding SPARC isoform X2, giving the protein MRAWIFFLLCLAGTALATPEALPDEIEVVEDPTTVEPVGVNPVQVEVGEFEEPTEDVEEIVAENPCQNHHCKHGKICEVDDNNTPMCVCQDPSTCPPSVGLFEKVCGTDNKTYDSSCHFFATKCTLEGTKKGHKLHLDYIGPCKYIPPCLDTELTEFPLRMRDWLKNVLVTLYERDEGNNLLTEKQKLKVKKVHENERRLEAGEHSAELLARDFEKNYNMYIFPVHWQFGQLDQHPTDGYLSHTELAPLRAPLIPMEHCTTRFFEECDLDNDKYIALEEWGSCFGIKEKDIDKDLVI; this is encoded by the exons ATGCGGGCCTGGATCTTCTTCCTTCTCTGCCTAGCTGGCACGGCACTGGCAACACCT GAAGCCCTGCCAGATGAGATTGAAGTAGTGGAGGATCCTACAACCGTG GAGCCTGTCGGAGTCAATCCCGTCCAGGTGGAGGTTGGGGAGTTCGAGGAGCCCACCGAGGACGTGGAGGAGATCGTCGCTGAGA ATCCCTGCCAGAACCATCACTGCAAGCATGGCAAAATCTGCGAGGTGGACGACAACAACACCCCCATGTGCGTGTGCCAAGacccctccacctgcccaccCAGCGTTGGCCTGTTCGAGAAG GTATGTGGCACTGACAACAAGACCTATGACTCCTCCTGCCACTTCTTTGCCACCAAGTGCACCCTGGAGGGCACCAAGAAGGGACACAAGCTCCACCTGGACTACATCGGGCCCTGCAAAT ACATTCCTCCCTGCCTGGACACGGAGCTGACCGAGTTCCCTCTGCGCATGCGCGACTGGCTCAAGAACGTGCTGGTCACCCTGTACGAGCGCGACGAGGGCAACAACCTGCTGACGGAGAAGCAGAAGCTCAAG GTGAAAAAGGTCCACGAGAACGAGAGGCGCCTGGAAGCCGGCGAGCACTCTGCGGAGCTGCTGGCCCGCGACTTCGAGAAGAACTACAACATGTACATCTTCCCCGTGCACTGGCAATTCGGGCAGCTGGACCAGCATCCCACTGATGG ATACCTGTCTCACACCGAGCTGGCCCCACTCCGAGCGCCTCTCATCCCCATGGAGCACTGCACCACCCGCTTCTTTGAAGAGTGTGACCTGGACAACGACAAGTACATCGCCCTGGAGGAATGGGGCAGCTGCTTTGGCATCAAGGAGA aGGACATTGACAAGGACCTCGTGATCTAA
- the SPARC gene encoding SPARC isoform X1 — MRAWIFFLLCLAGTALATPQEALPDEIEVVEDPTTVEPVGVNPVQVEVGEFEEPTEDVEEIVAENPCQNHHCKHGKICEVDDNNTPMCVCQDPSTCPPSVGLFEKVCGTDNKTYDSSCHFFATKCTLEGTKKGHKLHLDYIGPCKYIPPCLDTELTEFPLRMRDWLKNVLVTLYERDEGNNLLTEKQKLKVKKVHENERRLEAGEHSAELLARDFEKNYNMYIFPVHWQFGQLDQHPTDGYLSHTELAPLRAPLIPMEHCTTRFFEECDLDNDKYIALEEWGSCFGIKEKDIDKDLVI, encoded by the exons ATGCGGGCCTGGATCTTCTTCCTTCTCTGCCTAGCTGGCACGGCACTGGCAACACCT CAGGAAGCCCTGCCAGATGAGATTGAAGTAGTGGAGGATCCTACAACCGTG GAGCCTGTCGGAGTCAATCCCGTCCAGGTGGAGGTTGGGGAGTTCGAGGAGCCCACCGAGGACGTGGAGGAGATCGTCGCTGAGA ATCCCTGCCAGAACCATCACTGCAAGCATGGCAAAATCTGCGAGGTGGACGACAACAACACCCCCATGTGCGTGTGCCAAGacccctccacctgcccaccCAGCGTTGGCCTGTTCGAGAAG GTATGTGGCACTGACAACAAGACCTATGACTCCTCCTGCCACTTCTTTGCCACCAAGTGCACCCTGGAGGGCACCAAGAAGGGACACAAGCTCCACCTGGACTACATCGGGCCCTGCAAAT ACATTCCTCCCTGCCTGGACACGGAGCTGACCGAGTTCCCTCTGCGCATGCGCGACTGGCTCAAGAACGTGCTGGTCACCCTGTACGAGCGCGACGAGGGCAACAACCTGCTGACGGAGAAGCAGAAGCTCAAG GTGAAAAAGGTCCACGAGAACGAGAGGCGCCTGGAAGCCGGCGAGCACTCTGCGGAGCTGCTGGCCCGCGACTTCGAGAAGAACTACAACATGTACATCTTCCCCGTGCACTGGCAATTCGGGCAGCTGGACCAGCATCCCACTGATGG ATACCTGTCTCACACCGAGCTGGCCCCACTCCGAGCGCCTCTCATCCCCATGGAGCACTGCACCACCCGCTTCTTTGAAGAGTGTGACCTGGACAACGACAAGTACATCGCCCTGGAGGAATGGGGCAGCTGCTTTGGCATCAAGGAGA aGGACATTGACAAGGACCTCGTGATCTAA